The sequence below is a genomic window from Lolium perenne isolate Kyuss_39 chromosome 4, Kyuss_2.0, whole genome shotgun sequence.
gaactttccatatcattagcaacaatggtgttcaaagtgttcatactaatatgttccatgggttttttaatttttggatcaaatcatccatgtcttaaatcaggaaatagaataagaagctcattgttgtccattatgccttactagtgtaaacaagaaacaaaaagatgcaattgcaggatctaaaggaaatagcttcgagcacaaacacaatggcgccagaaagaaATCATTACACagaaaccggagtatgagtgccttttacctttcctccccggcaacggcgccagaaaagtgcttgatgtctacgggtgcttctattcttgtagacagtgttgggcctccaagagcagaggtttgtagaacagcagcaagtttcccttaagtggatcacccaaggtttatcgatctcagggaggaagaggtcaaagatatccctctcatgcaaccctgcaaccacaaagcaagaagtctcttgtgtccccaacacacctaataggtgcactagttcggcgaagagatagtgaaatacaggtggtatgaataagtatgagcagtagcaacagcaccagaaaagtgcttgctggcgtgtagttgatgatggtaatattgcagacagtacagatgcagtagaacagtaaacaagcagcgatagcagtatttaggaataaggcctagggatcatactttcactagtggacactctcaactttgatcacataacagaataaatagatagatgctagactctacactctcttgttggatgatgaacaccactaactgtgtaggattacacgaaccctcaatgccggagttaacaagctccacaatattcgatgttcatgtttaaataaccttagagtgcatgacagatcaacataaccaaaccaagtactaacatagcatgcacactgtcaccttcacactacgaaaggaggcatagatcacatcaataccatcatagcaatagttaacttcataatctacaagagatcacaatcatagcctacgccaagtactaacacgatgcacacactgtcaccattacaccgtgcaggaggaataaactactttaataacatcactagagtagcacatagatgaattgtgatacaaaacacagtgtaattataaagggatataaataagcacttcactatgccattcataacagtgaataagtattctgtgaaatatagcctaagagacccacacggtgcacacactgtcacctttacacacgtgggacaaggagtctccggagatcacataagtaaaatccacttgactagcataatgacatctagattacaagcatcatcatatgaatctcaatcatgtaaggcagctcatgagattattgtattgaagtacataggagagagattaaccacatagctaccggtacagcccttagcctcgatggagaactactccctcctcatgggagacagcagcggtgatgaagatggcggtggtgtcgatggagaagccttctgggggcacttccccgtcccggcggcgtgccggaacagagactcctgtcccccagatcttggcttcgcgatggcggcggctctggatggtttctcgtaccgtggctttttcgtatcgaggttttaggtcgagggggcttaaataggcgaagaggcggcgtcggagggtcaacgaggcggtgtcaccacaggggggcgcgggccacccctgggccgcgccgggcctatcatctggggggcctgtgtcccctctctggcggctcttgggtgttctggatgcttccggggattctaagatgctgggcgttgatttcgtccgattccgagaatatttccttactaggatttctgaaaccaaaaacagcagaaaacaaagaatcggcccttcggcatctcgtcaataggttagttccggaaaacgcataaatatgacataaagtatgcataaaacatgtagatatcatcaataatgtggcatggaacataagaaattatcgatacgtcggagacgtatcaatatgcaactaagtgaatttacctatatgacaaggcaaacaactaagcaagatatagctaagcaatataagagatagaataggatagaggtaaccgagagtggagcacgcgatgacacggagatgattcccgtagttcccttcctttgcaagaaggtacgtctacgtttggaggagtgtggttgctacgaaagccaaaccaacagccacgaaggcttcactcagatctccggtgagcaacgccacgaaggcctagcccacttccactaagggatttcctcgaggcggaaaccgggcctttacaaggttcttggggcacacatccacaaccgaattggaggctcccaaatctgttacaacacaacaatcaacaacaatacatcaacacaaatcaactagggatccaaagaggaacactagcaagggggccctcaacaaaatgagggggaaatgcaaattgcttcggtgaagatgtagatcggggtcttctccttcgattctccaaagcacaagggatttgggtggttgaggaaggagatccgatggatttggtgttcttggtggctcaacaatggtgtatGACTTTTTGGGGAAGAAGTGAGCAGCCAAACCACTTAGGGAAGAAGGGTATTTATAACCCTGGAGAAAAACTGCCGTTGGAGggctgagcggtagtaccggccaggttgggccggtactaccggccacagTCGAGTAGCTCGGGCCAAGATGGGGTGGCCACGTGGCCAAAATGGAGCCAGGCCgaagggggaggccggagcctccggccggggtaccggccgtggtaccgcCGGGGCCCCAACTCCCCTGGCAAGTGTGCTGAGGCGCCCCGCGCCAaccggtaccttgggcggtaccaaggccggagcctccggccgtggccaggccggcggtaccgcccaagcctccggcccctccttttctttctttttctcttcttcttctcatttcttcctttcttcttttctttcttttctcttccgATATCTTGCACGCTCTTCACACTTTGGGCATCTAGAGAATGTAATAACCTACAAATCTTATATATTGAAATGTTCATATATCatcattgtcatcaacaccaaaactaTATATAAAATGAGATATGTTCTTTCAGAAGCGCCAACAATTTTAGAAAACTAATAATTATTGTTCTCGCCAAAATGTATGTCGTGTACTCTTTGCCGAGTGCAAAGACTCAACAAAGGCTTTGCCGACTTACGGACAGCATTTGCCAAGTATTTTGCCCACTCGCTAAAGAAGCAATTTCCAGTAGTTAATTATGATGACCATTTTCGCTTTCTCTCGTTCTAGCGGACTTCTGAATAATATCTATCTCCGGCTTAATAAATTTAGACATATTTATTTTACATATTTTGTCTAAATCTGCGATAATTATTTAAGCTTGTAGTTATGTCGTCATCGCATCAATTGTTAGTCGTGTACGACCGGACAGCTCTTCCGTTTGATGTACCACGTAAGTACGTATGAAAATCAGATAGCGTTGGTATCTCCATCTCATTTTCTCTATTAGCTCCCGAAGTGGACATGGGTTCATCGAGACATGCAAAATTTATCGGTAGAAGTAGTTTCCTTGTACACACTAAATCGGTAGTTATTTGGCCCATGGAACTTGGCCAAAAGCTACTCGAGCTGGGTAACATAACGATCTGGCAGCAGCGAGAAGCGCTAGATGTACGAAACGGACGGAGGGTTCTTGGCGCATTGGGCCTATGAAAATAATTTGTTGATCCGTTTGTGACACCAGGtagtcacctattgcaatttaatataaTTTGTTGGTCcatttgtgacaccaggcagccacctattataatttaatagtaaagaaagatgatcaagatgataaatTGATAAGTTAGCCTAGAGATATGAATCCAATTGGGTTTTATTCTTCAAAGTCCATGTATGCAATTGTGAATTGTAGGTGAGTGCAACCTGCATATCTACCAGCGATGTGGAAGCTCAGGATTCCACCTAAGGTTCGGATTTTTCTATGGTTGTTCTCTCaaaataaattatgattatagatAATTTTTGGAAAAGAGGTTTCCTAAACCTCTAGAGTGTAACTGTTACATTTGTTCTTTGATTGCATTGTGTTAGGCTTGCTCTGCGTTGACCTTTTTAGAGGTTTTTAATGTGATTATTAATGACTTGTTTTAGCTTTTATTCATAGTGAAAGTAatttagctagtaacatcacacatatcaaggcgttttggtgacatggcatgccaaTAAATGAAAGAAGAGAGggatgtggtaactagctatgttaccataacatcacacatcccAAAGCAAGATAAgtttacaacataataaatgacacaatacatgacaccacatattactacccactatgaaggtagtaacttaaactagtaacatgacatatgttactaatCTAAGTTACTTCCCACTATTGTAATAAAAGATACTTGCCGTTCTTTCTTGTGTTGTTCAATGGAGCATttggaataacaggaacaacattgTGTTTAACAAAAAAACCTGGCTTAATAAGAAACAAGTATGGCAGCTTACCTACCCTGTCCTATCCGAGGAACTAGAAGTTCTCATTCAAGGTTCAGGAGTGGACCTTGGTAGATCAATTCACATCTCTACTAGTCGAAAAGCTCAATCACCCACTGAAGCTGAAGCCGAACTGATGATTTGCAAACCGTTCAGGTGAATTTCTAAATGGAAGACAACTGCATTCAATCAGCTCATCACATGGAGGCCGGGTGTCTGCTTCTTATCTGCAAGAGCGTCCTGAAGACGCTGATGCAATTCGTAGCACCCAAACTGTCAGCTTAGAGCTGGCTTGCTCTTAGTAAACTGGGTTTTACTCTTCCCGACCCAACAGTTGGTTACAGTTGTGTTTCCCAGGAGGATAATCCAAAAATAGTTATGGATTATTTAAACAACCAATGGCCCCAAAAGTATTACTCTCTGTCCCAGATTAGATGTCATATAACATCTATACACTAAAATGCGTCTAGATGCATGTGTTTCAACAAATATGCACGACCGAGACTCCTCATAGGCTACAGACCTGTCCCAGTCAAACAAGAGCATTCCGGTTGCAAATATCACACACAACCAATCACAATTATCAAAAAATTCGTTGCTAAACGAGCCCAAGCTAACAATGTTCAGTTGACACAAACCATAACCAATTGATGTTTCCAGCATGCCATAAATTTGTTCACACGAATCTACTTTCTTCTTTACAGTGCAAAACAATGCAGGGTACTAGCTAGCCATACTTGCCAGATCGCCCCAAAACTGTATATTGGTTCAGGGTATAAACCAGATTGGAACAGAACACTCTGAAGTAAATTTACGCGGATAGCGTCTCGTCTTGTTGCGTGGTTTGTGAAAGTCGTACACGCTCATGTTAGTTCTGGGATACCAACTCCCGTTGCTCGATGCCAAGGATAGGTTGAAGCTTGTATCGTTCAGGTAATAAATGTTACCCACTGGGAGCGTGTCGAACTGAGACACCTCGAAGGCCCTGGAGCAGCCTCGGCCAAGTAAGAGCATCCGACCAGGAAGCGCATGGAGCTCCACCCAGGAAGCTTCAGAGCCCCCACCGCCTACAGCAAGGTTCATCTCAAAGATCCTGAACTCGCGACGCTGCTTGTGCTTGAAGTGCCGCAGGATCATTAGCAGTTTTCCGCGGGACTCCACCAGATAGCGGGACATGCTGACACCCTTGGGCAGGCGACTATCGGGCTTGTAGTCAGCACGCTTCTGCACCAGGTAGGAGGTACTGGACATCACCAGAGGGTCGTCGCCGTCGACGATGTTAGGAGTGTACACCACGATATCCTCTGTGTTGGAGAGGACATAGAAACCTTCCTTGTAATAGATGATGTCCTCGATCACATCCACATTGCGCCTGCATGCAATCCAGTATCGGTCCATCCCTGTCCGCCAGAATGCTATGTTGGAAGCGCTGGAGACGTGCGCGGCGGCAAGGCTGCCATCCGTCGATGGCGTGCCCGAAAAGGTGACAGTACGGATGACCATAGGGTGCTCACATGTGGTGTCAATCCAGCCGTGCTCGCTGGGGATCCTGAGCCTGTCAGGGAGAGGAACCATGGCACCAGAGCGGAGGTTCAACGCTGCATACCCTCGCCACTGGTCCAAGGCGAGGGCGACCCAGCCGTCCTCATGGGAGCCGCATAGGCGCGCGGCACGGACGCCCTCCGGGAGGTATAGGCGGCGGGTGGCCCCAGATTGGAGGCTTAAAAAGGAGGGTGCAACAGGGGACGGGAGAAGGAGACATGGGACCTGGCATGGTGTGCCTTTATGGACCTGCGCCGCAGAGCGCCACGCACGGCAGACAGCAGCAAAGTAGACACGGTCAGCGAGGCAGGTGAGATAGCGGAGGATGATGTCGAGAAGCTCAGGTGGGAGGCCGTCCGACCATGGAGGGCAAGGTTCACGAGGGCGGCGCATGGCGGGATTTGAAGGCGGGCACGAAGGGTCTCTCTGATTTGGCTGCAGCCTCGATCCCGGTGCCAGAAGTAGATTTCCGGTCACTTTCAGCAGTTGAAACAAACTGGATCAGCTCCCCAACTGCCGCAACAAACCCTTGATCCTCACGAGTTGCCGCAACAAACCTGTAAATATGGATCCCCCATAAAAAAAACTGTAAATATGGATACATAAATACTTTATTGGCAAAACAGAAATAAAGGTTATGTTTGGATATAGAGAAACCAAGTTCCAATCTTCACTCATCAGAGAAAAGAAAAATGAGTGCTAGTCACATTTCTTACAAGTTTCAACCTCACGCCTAAGCTAACAATGTTCGAATAGACACAGAAATCAGACCCAGAGAGCAAATACCATATTTTGTACTTTAGAATCAACATTTCGTCTGACTGGTTGGTTGCCAATTGTTGTTTGGTTGGGCGCAGGTCCTACCCAAACATTGTGTCCAGGGACGGAGCCAGGAATTGCAGAAGGGGGGGGcaaagagtagaagcatcaaacTCATAGAAAAATTTACCGCACAACACAGTAAATATTAGTAGGTCTAGATCATCAAATATTGCCTTTTTTCTGCAATATAAATGAAGTTCCATGTCTTCAATTAAAGTTGTTATTACGAACACGAAGATAAAAGGTATCAATAACTTATGAAACACTAAACTTGTTTGCTATTTTCCTCTATATAGACTATCACACAATAGGGAAGTTATCTCTCTACATAGGCTTGTTCTGTTGTTGCAATTCAGAAGAGTCCCTCTTGACTAGAAAAATCAGCATGATATTTCCAATAGACAAGCACAAGGTGAGCATCTTAAATTTCTAAATTAATTTCCGGATTCCCTAAAGAACAGACAAACTAATCTAGTAATCTATTGTTGACTGTTGGAAGATGGGCTAAAAAAATAGCTAGGAGTGCAAGACATGGTTAAATCAGAAGTTCAGATATAGGAAATTAGGAACAATCTATCTTCCTTCCTTCGTCGCTCATGCTAACACGACGGCCGGCCGGCATGACAGCGCCATTCTCGGTACTCAATTGTTGATCGATTTGAACAAATTTCTTCTGATTGGAGCCCTCATGGCGGCCGGCAATACAGGCACAACACAGAAGAAAAGGAACTGACAATCTGATCCGATCTTGCGCGAACGAGCTGATTCCTCAAACTGTCTCCGGAACGAGCTTCTAGATCTACTCCAGTTTCTATGGTGTGCTAAGTTGGCCTGGGCCTGAATGTCTGTTCCATACATGAGCAAATAAAGTAGTAATGATTAACGTGGACTTAGGTGATTAGCAGCTGGGATTGGCTGACTGGTCCCCTGGGGCTGCTTTAGGTGCTTTGCACAatgatggggggggggggggggggcaaacatAGCAGTGTCAGCTGAAAATTAGAGCTAATCGCTGGTTGCTACACAGGATGAGTAGATCGTTAGGGGGGTCTCGCCCCTGCCCGTCCCCCCTTCCCTCCGTCCCTGATTGTCTGATTGTGTCTCAAAGTAAGTGGTCCAGATCCAACCCCTAGAAAACAAACTAACATTTTTTGAAGAAATTGGTGTAATCTTAGGCAGGTACTATGAGCCATGAAGCATGCATTTTTGTCGAAACCAAAGGCCATGGTTTTCAAGGTGTCCTAAGGCGTTTTACCCACAGTCCAATGCCTAATTGGCGCCCAAAGCGGGCAAAAACCATGGCAAAGACAGATGGCATATGAAGTCCATAACTTAGCCTATATATAGGTACTAGTAATGGACTGCACTCCCTCATTCTGCCACTGGATGCTTAGGAAAAGTCCAAATGGAGAAAAGGGTAAGAGAAACATGAATCAAACCTAGTTATGAAAGACTAGATGCTTTTGGTTTATCTTTCAGAATAGCTTCAGGGCACTATGAGGAGAGACTACGAGCGCATGTCATGTACAGCAGCACGCTATCTTGGTTGAAATGTGTCCTAACTGAACTAAGAGTCTAAGAGCCTGTTTGGAGAGACTACGAGCGCATGTCATGTACATAACGAGGAATATAGTTGGCTCTATTAATAATCAGAATCAAAACACATGCATGGAAACATTAGAAATAACAGGGGCTGCTACTCGCATTTTTCTTACAAGTTCCAATCTCCCACTGTCCACAGCAAATAAACAAGTCTGGCAATCATATGTGTAGTCCTTGCTACTTAAAATAAAGTAGCACATCAATTCTTAAGAACTAGTATTATGCCTCCCAAATAAGTGAATTTACTAACTGAATACGAACTCTCAGAACTGATCGAAACCATACTAACTGGGGGAAATTGAGTCTATACCATTAAAAGATGTCACCGCTAAGGTTGCAGTTCTTTTGATCCTTACCACTTCTGTGAAGTCTCCGTCAgcgatggaggagagggggcgtcggcaagggcaagaacacgcAGAGCCGTCGGGGAGGCCGGGCTTCAGGGAAAAGATCGCTGCTGTCGGGGAGGCCGCGCGTCGGGGACAAGCAAGGGGAGGAGCTTGGGGACGGCGCGGAGGTCGTACCGCGGCCGCGTCGGCGATGTCACAGACCGCTCGGGCTAGGGTTTCGGGCGGCCGGCTGGGCCTCTGCTCTCCATGCCTATGGGAGCTGGGTTCGCCGGGGATGGTGTCGCGCCACCGAGGAGATCCTCCGCCGGGCTCGGGGGATGCGGTGGTCGCCGCTGGGTAGGTGCGAGCGGTGGTCGGAGCTTCTCTCCGTGCGTGGACCGTGGTTCTTTTCGagctttttttcttcttttttgggATCGGTTCTCTTCGAGTTGTGGTGCTGGGTTCAGTTTAGATGTCCACAGGGGTAAAACGGGAAATTTAAAATTCTTTAGTCGGCAAAACAAATAGTTTATCCAACTGAATGGTAAGCCTAAAGGCAACGTGACGACTGGCGGCGACCTTTGGGTGGTATATACTCCGTATAAACCTAGAGATGAATGGTAAACCTAAAGGAGTTTCTTAAGTGAAAGTCATCATGGTGAAATTTATTAGCTCACGCTCAATGATACATTGTCCGCCATTATAGTTTTGACAAATAGAGTGGAGGCCTTCCAAATGTCTAGCTAGAACATATACATGCAGCCATATTTGCTTTCCTAGGACAGTGAGAGAGTAAAACATTTGTAAAACCTCGACAAAGCATAATACACTCCTCGTAAATCGTTGCCATAGGGTACAGAGAATTCCATAGTTCTTCCTTACGTCGGTGATGTCGGAACAATCTGAGTTGACCATTACTCTGTTGCACCTGAGCTGGCCTGTCAGCAGGAGTTATCTCGAAGAGCACAAGCTCAACACTTGATGCATTATAACCTATATAAAAGCTAAACCCATTTGCTGGAAGGAGAAAGATTTGGGCACTGTTCCCTCCACTAATTCCTCCAATCATGCTTAGCCACGTAATTCCTTTTTACTGTACACTGCCGTTTGGTGCGGTAGATGCATGCTGGTTGGTTTTGGCCCTCCCTTTATTTTCGTCTGTACAATCTTTGGTTACCGGCTCTATTCCGGTCAACAATCCAATCTTTAATATTTGCTTCCGGTTTCTATGGGATAGTTGCCTTTTATAGTTTCGGTGACTCCCGGTTTTCCGGTTCCATCTGATCTGGTCAAAGCGGCGGACAAAGCGGTGCCTCAACTCCCAAACGAAAGAAACTATCCATTTTCCCCACGTCTCTCTTTTCTCATCTTTACCTCTTCCTTTTTTTTTCGGACCGGCCTACAGCCGCCACCGGCGAAGACCATATGCCAGGCCGCCGTTTGCTTCACCGGCCGCCGGCACCTCTCCGCTCGGCCGAGCCGCAGCCGATGAAGGCTCTACGGCATGCCGTTCTTGGCTCCACCGGGCGTTGCCGATCTTCGCTCCACCGGGCGTTGCCGATCTTCGCTCCACCAGGGGCTGCCGCTTCTCCAACTCCATCTCCGCGTCCGACCAGTACGGCCATACGACAGGCCATCCTTCTATCCATACGCAGGCAGTGCGTCTCCGCCTTCCTGCAACTATGGTCAAGCGGCGGTACGGCGCACGTGTAAAGGCCGACCCCTTCTGCGTCGCCTTCTCCCCTTCCATGTAGTCGTCCGTGCCCGCCCGGGGCGCGCGTTCAAGGCGAGGTAAGTGCATTGGTTCCGCTTGCTCTTTACGTTGCAGGCAAGCTGCTGCGATTTGATTTTGCGAT
It includes:
- the LOC127291943 gene encoding uncharacterized protein, which gives rise to MRRPREPCPPWSDGLPPELLDIILRYLTCLADRVYFAAVCRAWRSAAQVHKGTPCQVPCLLLPSPVAPSFLSLQSGATRRLYLPEGVRAARLCGSHEDGWVALALDQWRGYAALNLRSGAMVPLPDRLRIPSEHGWIDTTCEHPMVIRTVTFSGTPSTDGSLAAAHVSSASNIAFWRTGMDRYWIACRRNVDVIEDIIYYKEGFYVLSNTEDIVVYTPNIVDGDDPLVMSSTSYLVQKRADYKPDSRLPKGVSMSRYLVESRGKLLMILRHFKHKQRREFRIFEMNLAVGGGGSEASWVELHALPGRMLLLGRGCSRAFEVSQFDTLPVGNIYYLNDTSFNLSLASSNGSWYPRTNMSVYDFHKPRNKTRRYPRKFTSECSVPIWFIP